In Microvirga sp. 17 mud 1-3, the genomic window TTACCACCTCGGGCTTCTGCTCCTGGCCGACGGACGACAGGGGGCCGGCCGACGCTCCCTGTCGAATGCGGGGCGGATCGCCGCCGCAATGCCGGGCGAGACAGTGCTCGAAGAGACGGACGGCCTTACGGCCCAGGAGATGCGGAACCTGATCCGCCTGCATCTCCGGGCTGTGACCACGTCCGAAAAGGGGGAGTGACATGGCGAAGTCCCTGAGGCGCAAGCTGAGGCAGATCAGCCGAACCGGCACCCTCTCGGCCGAGGAGAGGATGCGCCATATCCTCGACGAAAGGACGCAGCGCCTGGCGGCGCGCCGGAATGGCGAGACCGTCTCGGCCTCGGAGACCCTGAGGGTCCTCGCCTGCAAAGCCGGCCGCGAGCATTTTGGAATCCCGATCGAGGCCGTGGCGGAGATCCTGCCCTTCCAGGCCTGCCTCCCCGTCCCCGACGGACCGGCCGCCCTGGTTGGCCTCCTGGGCCGAAACGGGCAGCTCGTCAGCGTCATCGACCTGAGTGCCGCCCTCGGCATGGCCCCGTCCTCGGAAGAGGGGGGTCGACATCTCATTATCCTGCGCCGTTCCTCCCCGAGGATTGCCCTGCGCGTCGACCGCGCCGAGGGGGTAGAAACGGTAACGCCAATTTCTCAAGAGGACGGCCGCAGCTTCCGGAACGAGGCCGTCATCGGCTATGCCGAATTCGGATCCGACGTTGCAGACCAGGAAAGAATCCTATCTCTTCTGGACATGGATCGCCTG contains:
- a CDS encoding chemotaxis protein CheW, coding for MAKSLRRKLRQISRTGTLSAEERMRHILDERTQRLAARRNGETVSASETLRVLACKAGREHFGIPIEAVAEILPFQACLPVPDGPAALVGLLGRNGQLVSVIDLSAALGMAPSSEEGGRHLIILRRSSPRIALRVDRAEGVETVTPISQEDGRSFRNEAVIGYAEFGSDVADQERILSLLDMDRLLRPFLPSLPVSPASGV